CGGAGTATTCCCGCCGCCTGGCCGATTTTCTTTCCGAGCGCAGCGCCATCCGCCGGGCGATCCTTCCGAACGGAGAAATCTCCGACGATGCCTCGCCGGAATTGAAGCGCCTCCGCGCGAGCATGGCGGCCACGCGCGAAAAAATCGAAAAAACGCTCAAGGCAATCCTCCGCGCCGCCGGGAGCGAGTTGCAGGACGAGTTCATTACCGTTCGCAATGATCGTTTTGTCATTCCGGTGCGGTCGAGCGCGCGGCGAAAAATCCCTGGTGTCATCCACGCCGCCAGCGCCACCGGTCGGACGCTTTATGTCGAGCCGCTCGCGACCGTCGAGCTGAACAACAGGCTGGTGCAGCTTGCCGAGCAGGAAGCGGCCGAGATCCATCGCATCCTCGAAGGACTGACCGGGCGACTGCGGGCCGTTCACGCGGCGCTTGAGCGGGCGGCGAGCATTGTGGCGGAAGTGGATCTGGGGTTCGCCCGCGGCCGCTTTGCCCGGGAATTTGATTGCTGCATTCCGCGCTTCAATTCCGAGAAGCATCTCCGGCTGCACGAGGTGCGCCACCCGCTGCTCGAAGAAACTCTGCGGGCAAACAGCGCGCAGCCCGTTCCGATCACGCTCCGGCTCGACCGCGAGAACCACATCATGGCCATCAGCGGGCCCAACACCGGCGGCAAAACCGTCGCGCTCAAGACGGTAGGCCTGGTGGCGCTGATGGCTCGCGCCGGAATTCCCGTGCCGGCAAGCGACGCGGAGGTGCCGCTCTTCGACCATGTGCTGGCCGACATCGGCGACGAGCAATCCATCCAGGCAAGCCTTTCCACCTTTTCGGCTCACATGGGGAACCTCCGGCAGATGGCCGGGGCGGCGACGGAGCAATCGCTGGTGCTGATTGATGAGATTGGGACGGGGACCGACCCGGCGGAAGGCTCGGCGCTGGCGGTAGCGCTGCTCGAACATTTCCGCGGGCGCGGCTCCATGACCATTGCGACCACGCACCATCAGCGGCTCAAGGCCTATGCGGCGGCAACGCCGGGAGTGGTCAACGCCGCCGTCGAATTCGACGAGGTAAACCTCCGCCCCACCTATCGCTTGCTCATGGGCGTGCCGGGAACTTCGAGCGGGATTGACATTGCCGCCCGGCTCGGCGTTCCTGAAGAAATTATCGCGAAAGCCCGTAGCCAGATCGAGGCGCCGGAGCGCGAAGCGGCGGAGCTGATCCGCTACCTCCACGCCAGCCGGGACGAAGTCGAAGCGCTCAAACGAAAGGCCCAGGCAGAACTGGCCGAACTGCAAGAAGAGCGGCAAAAGCTTTCAACCGAATGGGTCGAGCGCCAGCGAAAACGCCTGGCGGAGCTCGAGAAGCAGGTGCAGGAAATCGTGAAACGCTACGAAGCCGAACTGAGGCAGCTTGTCGCCGACGTGAAGGACAAAAAGATTCTGGCGAAACTGGAAAAGGCAGTGGGGCGGCGGGTGGCCGGCATTCGCGGTGATGCGAGGGAGGAATTCGACGCCACCGCGGTGGCGGCTTTGGCCGAAACGCAACAGGAGATCGTTCGAGCGGGCGGCCCGCTTCCCCGCGAAGCGTCGGAAGAAGTCCTCGAGCCGGTCTCGTTCGAGAATCTGAAGCCGGGAGTGATGCTGCGGCTCAAAGGAGTGACGCAACTTGCTCGCTTGCGCTCTTTCGATGGCCGCAAGGCCGAAGTCGAGCTGGGCCGCCTGCACATGAAAGTTCCGGTCGGCGACATACAGGGCGTTTCGCTTAAGCCCGTTTCACCCAAGCCTGTGCGCACGGCTGTCCATGCCGTCGCCCAAGAAGTCCCGAACGAAATCAACTTGATTGGCTTCACGGTGGAAGAGGCACGGGAAAAAGTGGACAAGGTCCTTGATTCTGCCGCGCTTGCCGGCAAGCCGCGCGTGCGCCTCATCCACGGCCACGGCACCGGCGCCCTCCGCCGCGGCTTGGCCGAGTTCCTTGCCACGCATCCGCTGGTGGAGAAGTTCTATGCGGAGGAAATGGACCGCGGTGGGGATGCGGTCACCGTAGTAGAATTGCGGAGCAGCGAGTAATGGGCACAACGAAACTCGAAATTCGAAATTCGAAACTCGCTTCCGATCAGCGGAAGCCGCTGAAAGATTTTACTGATCTGAATGCGTGGAAGCTGGCGCGAGAACTGCGAAAGAAAGTCTATGAGGTAACAAGAAAATCCCCCTCGGATGAGAAACACGTCCTCACGTCACAGGTCCGCCGTGCCGCTCTTTCTGTAACTGCTAACATTGCCGAGGGGTTCGGTAGATTTTCCTACCAGGAAAACATGCCGTTTTGTCGCCTGGCCAGTGGTTCTGCTTTTGAAGTGCGCGACCACCTCACGACTGCATTGGACGCCGGTTATCTGAGCCAACAAGATTGGCGCGAGATGGATGCACTGGCGCAGCGAGCCATTCAGGTCCTGAACGGCTATATTCGCTCGACGCGAGCGCTTCAGAAGCCGAAAGATACGTCGTAGCGCAGCGCGAGTTTCGAATTTCGATTTTCGAGTTTCGTTCTCTATGGCTGAAGCCGGTTCATTTGCCGATCGCGTCAAGTCCCAAGCGGACATTGTCCGCATTGTGGGCGACTACGTGCGCCTGAAGAAGGCCGGACAAAACTTCATGGGTCTTTGCCCGTTCCACTCGGAAAAGACGCCGTCGTTTGCCGTGCATCCGGTGCGGCAGATTTTCCACTGTTTCGGCTGCGGCGTTGGCGGCGATGTCTTCAATTTTGTGATGGACATGGAAAAGTGCGCCTTTCCGGAGGCCGTACGCATCGTTGCCGAGAAGTGCGGCATCCCGATTCCCAGGCAGCGACCGCCGAGCGCCGAACAAGAGCAGGCCACGCGGCAGAAGGCGGCGCTTATGGAGATGCACCGGCTGGCGGCGGAGTTCTTTCAAGAAAATCTGAACGCGCCGGAGCCCGGCCACGGCGGGACGGGCGAAGGTGCGGTGGTGAGGGCTTATCTCGAAGACCGGGGACTCGCTGCCGCGACCATCCAGGAGTTCGGCATAGGCTATGCGCCGGCCGGAGGCGATGCGCTGCTGCGGGCGCTCCGGGCCAAGTTTGCCGACAACTTGCTCGAGGCCTCGGGGTTGGTCATCCGGGACGAGGCGGGACGGCTTTACGACCGGTTTCGCCGCCGGGTGATATTCCCGATTGCCAATGAGTCAGGCAAAGTGATTGCGTTTGGCGGCCGGGCCATGGGCGATGAAATGCCGAAGTATCTGAATTCGCCCGAGACGCCGATTTATTCCAAGAGCCGGGTGCTTTACAACCTCCACCGCGCCAAGAACGCCATCCGGCAGAGCGATTTCGCCGTCCTGGTCGAAGGCTATATGGATACAATCGCGGTGGCAACCGCCGGGGTAGCCAACGTGGTCGCTTCCTGCGGCACCAGCCTGACCGAGACGCAGGCCAAAATGCTTTACCGCTTCAGCCGTCACGCGGTCGTGAGCTTTGATCCCGATTCGGCCGGCGTCGCGGCCACGGAGCGTTCGCTCAGCCTGCTGCTCGAGCAAGGCTTTGACGTGCGGGTGCTGGTCCTGCCCTCCGGGCAAGACCCGGACCTTTTCATTCGCAAGCAGGGTGCCGAGGCCTACCGGCAGAAGGTGGCCCAGGCACCGCCTTATCTCGACTACGTCGTCGGGCGCGCCCGGTCGGCGGCTGGCGGTAGCGGTCTTTCCGCTGCCTCCGGCGGGGCGGAGCGGAAGCTCGCCGCGCTGAACTTCGTGCTCCCTTACATCGCTCGGATTCCCGACCGCATCCTGCGCTCGGAATGGGCCAGCCGCGTGGCCCACGAATTGCAAATTGACGAACCGATCTTGCGGCAGGAGCTCAGGAAATCGGCCGCTGACCGCCGGACAAATATTCAGCCCAGGAAGGAATTTCTACCGGGCGGGGTCAAGCTGGCCGAGCGCCGGCTGGTGCATATCCTCATCGAAAGCGAAGAACACCGTGGCCAACTGGCTGAAGAACTGGCCAAACGGGGCGTCCATCGCGGAACGGAGACCGAAGCTGTTTTGGAGGGGCTGATTGGCGCGGTGCGTGCGGGAAAATCCCTGGATCCTACGGCGGTGGCTGAGACCCTTCCCGAGGTTGACCGGCGAAGGCTCTTCGAGATTGTGTTTGAACCTTCTGCGCCAGCGACGTGGCCGGAGGTGGCGAGCTGCCTCGAAGCGCTGGAGCATCGTCAGGCCGAGCTCGAACTGGGCGAGATGCAGCGCCAAATTGAAGAGGCGAGCCGGCGGAAAGATTCGGTCCGGGTGCGAGAGTTGCTCGAGCGCAAGCAGCAGTTGAGAAAACGGTTGACAGCCGCCGCCGAATAGGCTTATTTTTGATGGGTTTTGGGGAAACCGTCCGCAGCGTCACGGCATCCAATAACTGTGACGGGCGCTCCAACCTGCCAAGCAGGCCCCGATTCTATCGGGGCAGGCGTGAAGTTACGTACAAGACCTTCCCAGGCAAGCAGTTGCGTGCCCCTCGTTTCAGTTCGCATGCACCCCAGCGGGAGTTCATAGATCGTGGGCATTGAGGAAAAATACGATTCTGTCAGGCAGTTGATCATCATGGGCAAGGAGCGGGGCTACCTGCTCTACGACGAGGTCAACGATCTCCTGCCGCAGGAGATCCATTCTTCCGAGGACATTGACGACCTGCTTTCCACTTTTGACAGCCACGGCATTGAGGTGTTGGAAGAAGTGCCCAAGCTGGTCTCGACCGGTCGGGAAGAAAAGGCCGAGCTCGAGACAGAAAAGCCGGAAGAGCCCGCCGAAGAAGTGGAGCTCGACCTGACTCCGGGGGCGCTCGAAAAAACCAACGATCCGGTGCGGATGTACCTGCGCGAGATGGGCACCGTGCCGCTGCTCACCCGCGAGGGTGAAGTGGTAATCGCCAAGCGCATCGAGCGCGGCCAGGTGCGCGTTCTGAAAGCCATGTCGCGCTCGCCGATCGTCATCAACGAGATTCTTTCCCTCGCCGTGTCGCTCCGTGAAGGCTCGAAGTCGGTCAAAGAAATCGTGCAGTTTGACGACGACGAGCTGACCGAAGAAAGGGTGGAGGAGAAAACCGAACAGACGATCGAGCAGATTGAAGCGATCGGAAACCTCTACAAGAGGAGCCAGCAACTCGCCGAAAAGTTTGCTGAAGTGCCCAAGAGCAAGAGGCCGCGCGAGTGGCGGCGGGCCCGCCGTCGTCTGGCCCGGGTGAGGGTCGAAATCAGCCGGAACATCCGGGCGATGGAGTGGAGCCCGTTTGAGCGGAAACGGTTGATTGACCGCATCCGGCAGACGGTGGAGCGGGCGCAACAGCTCGAGCGCGAAATCCACAAACTCGAGCGGCGGGTGGAGCAATCGAAGGCCGAGGTTCAGGCCGAGGCTCGCCGGGAACTCCGCGCGCGCCGCAAGGAATTGAACGATCTGGAAGGGCTGGCGCAAACCAGCGCCATCGAGCTGCGCCGGACCATTCAGGTGATCGCCCGCGGCGATGCCGAAGCCGAGCAGGCCAAGAAAGAATTGATCGAGGCGAACCTCCGCCTGGTGGTTTCCATCGCCAAGAAATACACCAACCGCGGATTGCAATTCCTCGACCTGATTCAGGAAGGGAATATCGGCTTGATGAAGGCGGTGGACAAATTCGAGTGGCGGCGGGGCTACAAGTTTTCGACGTACGCCACCTGGTGGATCCGCCAGGCCATCACCCGCGCCATTGCCGATCAGGCGCGCACCATCCGCATCCCGGTGCACATGATCGAGACGATCAACAAGCTCATCCGCACCAGCCGGCAACTGGTGCAGGAACTCGGCCGCGAGCCGACATCGGAAGAGATCGCCAAGCGGATGGATATTCCGGTGGCGAAGGTGCGGAAGATTTTGAAGATCGCCCAGGAGCCGATTTCGCTCGAAACGCCCATCGGCGAGGAAGAGGATTCGCATCTCGGCGATTTCATCGAGGACAAGGCGGTGGTCTCGCCCTCGGATGCCGTCATCAACCTCAACCTGAAAGAACAGACTTCTTCCGTGTTGAAGACCCTGACGCCGCGTGAAGAAAAAGTGATCAAGATGCGCTTCGGGCTTGACGACGGCAGCGAGCATACCCTCGAAGAAGTCGGCCAGTCCTTTGCCGTCACCCGCGAACGCATCCGCCAGATCGAAGCCAAGGCGCTCCGCAAACTGCGTCACCCCTCCCGCTCCCGCAAGCTCCGTGCCTTCCTGGAAGGTCCGGCGAGGGATTAGTTCCGGCCCGGGCGTTCGAAACTCGAAAACCGAAAATCGTCTCGCCGGCGGCCCGCTTTCCGTCGTTCGGGAACCGAGCCGCCGGTCGTGTTTTATGCAACCTGAGCGACGAACTAAGTCCGACTGGCGAGGAATTGGACCAGTTTTTCGAGGCGGGCGACAACGCGCTCCTTGCCGAGGGTGACCATCGTTTCAAAGAGCGGCGGGGCAACCGCGCGGCCGGTCAGGCCGACGCGGGCGGCGTTGATCAGAAGCGCGGCCTTGACCCCTTCGCGTTCGGCGAGCCCGCGCAAAACGGCTTCGGCGGTGTCGTGCCGGAAGTCGGCGAGCGCCGCGAGCCCGTCGGTCAGAGCCTTCATCAGGCCGGGAAGTTTGGGATCCTTCAAGAATTTGTCCACGGCTGCCTGGTCATAAGAGAAATCGTCCGTCCAAAAGGCGCGGCCCCAGGCGGAGAAATCTTTCAGGCTGCGGGTGCGCGGGCGAAGCAGGTCCACCGTTTTTTCAAACCATGCCCGGCGCGGGCCGAAAAATTCCCCCTGCCAGAGACTGCACGCGCGCAGCTCTTTCTCGACCGCCCGGGCGACGCGCTCGATGGGCATCTGCTGCAAGTATTGTGAGTTGAACCACTCCAGCTTTTCCCGGTTGAAGACGGCGTTGGTGCGGCTGACGGCCGAGAGAGAAAAGCGCCGGATCAACTCATCGGTCGAAAGCATTTCGGTATTGTCGCCAGGCGACCAGCCCAGCAACGCCAGAAAATTGCAAAACGCTTCCGGAAGGAATCCTTCCTCCCTGTAGGACGTGAGGGAAGTAGCCCCGTGGCGCTTGCTGAGCCGCGTGCGATCAGGGCCGAGGATGAGCGGCACGTGGGCGAAGATCGGCGCCGCTTCGCCGAGCGCCCGGTACATCAGCGCCTGCTTGGGGGTGTTGGAGATGTGGTCGGCGCCCCGAATGACGTGAGTGATCTTCATGGCAAGGTCGTCCGCCACCACACCCAGGTGGTAGGTGGGCAGTCCATCCGAGCGCAGAAGAACAAAATCTTCGATTTCGCTGTGGTCCACCTCGACCTGGCCATAAACGAGGTCTTCGAACGAAGTCTTCCCTTCCTCGGGCACGCGGAAGCGGACCGCCCGCTCTCTTCCCATGGACTGGAGCTGTTTCTGTTGCTCGGAACCTAGCCTTCGACACGTGCGGTCGTATTTCCACGGCCGGCCAGACATTTCGGCTGTCTTTCTTTTGGCCTCGATCTCGTCCCGAGTGCAGTAGCAATAGTAAGCGTGGCCGGAGTCGAGAAGCCGTTGGGCCAAGCTGCGGTAGCTCGATAGTCGTTCGGACTGATAGTAAGGACCCTCGTCCCAGTCGAGTCCCAACCATTTCAGGCTATCTAGAATCCCTTCAACAAGTTCCGGACGATTTCGGTCCATGTCAGTGTCTTCAACGCGGAGCACGAAAACGCCCTTTTCGTGCCTGGCAAAGAGCCAATTGAAAAGGGCAGTGCGAGCGCCGCCCACGTGCAGGTAGCCGGTCGGTGAGGGAGCAAATCGAACGCGGACGGTCAAGGGATCAACTCCTGTCCCGCACAGCGGGAGGCTTTAGCCATGAACCGAAACGCCGCATGATAGCCCAATGGGCTCCTAAAAGCGACCCCGTGGCTCCGGGGGGGCGAGAAGTACCCTGGTACCATTGCCTGGGCGAAGCCACAAGACTATTATGGGCGGACGTTTAGGAGGGGAGTGTACCGTTCCCTGAAGGGAACGAGATTGCCCCAGGGAGCTGTTTGGCAAAGCCCGGCCACGGGCTGCGTCCCGCTCCGTCCTGTCCCAGCATTTTTCTGGACCGGGACGGAAGAAGTGAGCCACAAAGCTCGAGTCGATCCCGAAGGTCTGCGCTCGGGTGAGGCGTCCGGATCGCGAAGCTTCGGGAGAGGGTTTTACTAAAGGACCGAAGGCGCAGTGGCGACAGAACACGCGATGACGGCACTGGTACTGGTGGCCGCGACCACCACTGTCTCCGGTTTTTTCTTCCTCGTCTATCGCCTCAAGCGACAGCCGTATCTTCTCTGGTGGACGCTGGGTTGGTTTCTGCTCGCGTTGCACTACGGCGGCGCCTACCTCTACCAGAGCGCCGGTGAGCAACGCCTTTGGGCGCTGGCGGCGAGCCGGTGGCTGCTGGGGCTGGCCGTCTTGCTCCTGCTTGCGTCGGTGCGCATGTTTGCCCGACTGGGGAACTGGCCGCTCGGTTACTTGATCTTTGGGCTGGTCTTCGGCACCTGGTCGTTCCTGCAGACAGCGCCGGTGAGCTGGCACCTGCCGCTTAATCCGGAGGTGGGCGCGGCAGCGGTGAACCTTTACATCGCCTGGCTGTTTTGGCGGGAAAGCCGGCGGCGCGATTCCTTCGCTGAGGCTTTGCTTGCTTGCGCCTTCGGGCTGTGGGCGCTGGCGCTGGCGGCGCAAGCCGCGTCGGCGTCGTTCATTGTGGATCCTTCCTATCGGTTGCTCAGCGCCAACCTGCCGCAACAACTGATCGCCGTGCTGATGGTGATGACGCAGTATGAGGATGAGAAACGCCGGGTGGAGCGCAACATGCTGGCGCTGTCCAGTTTGAACCTGGCCACCAGCAGCTTCGGCGCGGCCGGCGAAATGGACAGCATGATGCGGCAAGCGCTCGACCGCATCTTGAATGTCGTGCACGTGCAGGCGGGCTGCCTTTGGCTGCGGCACACGCCTCCCTTTCACGGCCGGGCTGCTTTCCTTGGGCTGACGGAGCGCTTCATCCGGGAGGTGCGTTCCGGCAGCCTCGACGGCTATCTGGTGGATACGGTGGCGCGCCTCGGGGGATTGATTGTCTTTCGCGATCTGACGCGGGATGAAAGTTGGAGCGCGCTCGAGCGCGAGCCTGAATTTGGACGCTTTGTCCAGGCGGCGCAGCGGGAAGGCTTGCGCAACGTGGTCGGGATCAGCCTGCAAGCGAAAGAACAGGTCTTTGGGCTGATGATGCTGGGCACCGGCGAGAGCCGCTGTTTTTCGCCAGCTGAGTTGCGCCTGCTGCTGGCGCTCGGTCACCAGATGGGAATTGCCGTGGAAAACAGTTGGCTCCTCCAGCAGACCACGCGCCGCACCGAGGAATTGAATGCCATGCGGGAGATTGGCCGCGTCTTAAGCTCCACGCTGGCGACCCCAAGGCTTCTGGAAACCATCTATTCCGAGATTCGCAAGCTCTTTTCCGTGGACAACTTCTACATCGCTTTCTACGACGCTGCTCAGGAGATGCTCCATTTCGCCTTCGAGGCGGTGGCCGGGGTGGTGCAACCCTCGCGCAGCCGGGCGGCTGGCAATCATCTGACCGAGTACATGTTGCGGACGCGGCAGCCGGTCCTCATCCGCGAACCCTTCGACGAAACCCTCGGCGAAATGGGCCAGGAGCCGGGCCGCTCCTTCCGGTCCTTCTGCGGGGTTCCCCTCGTGCTCTACAATCGGGCCATCGGCGCCATGGCCATCTACCACGAACAGGAGCGCCAGTTCGATCCGGGCCACCTGGATGTGTTGAAGATTCTCGCCAGCGAGGCGGCCATCGCGCTCGAAAACGCCCGCCTCTTTGCCGAGGAACAGAAGAGGTCGCGCCACCTGGCGGTGCTCAACAACATCTCCCGGCGGGCGATTACCACGCTCGAACCCGCTGCCATGCTGGCGGAGATCATGCAGGAGCTGAGCAGCGGACTGTCCTACGACCACATTGGCATCGGCATCCTCGACTACAACGCCAAAGAAGTTTCCCTGCAAGCGGAAGCGGGAACCCATCGTGGCGAGATTCGCCGCCGCGTGCCGATTGGTTCCGGCGTGATGGGAGAGGCGGCTCGCGACGGCAAAATGGTCATCGCCGAGAAAATCAAACCGGAAGAAAATCGCGCCCTGCTGCCTGACGCGCGCTCGGCGCTCGCCTCACCCATCGCCTACGCCGACCAGGTCATCGGGGTGCTCAACATTGAGCGGCGGCACCCGGGCGCCTTTTCCCCGGAAGAAATTCTCCTCTTCCAGACACTGGCCGATCAGCTTGCCGGCGCCCTGCACAACGCCTATATGTTCCAGAAGGCGCAAGAACAGGCGATCACCGACGGCCTCACCGCGGTCAAGACCCATCGCTACTTCATGGAGGCGTTGCAATCGGAGTGGAAGCGTTCGACCCGCACTTCCCGCTGCTTTTCCCTCGTGCTGCTGGACCTCGACCGCTTCAAATTCGTCAACGATTTCTACGGTCACCTTGAGGGCGACGTCGTCCTGCAACGGATTGGCCGCATCCTGGAGCAGAATTGCCGCCGCTCGGACGTGGTCGCCCGTTACGGCGGCGACGAGTTTGTCATCTTGATGCCGGAGAGTCCGGCCGAGCAGGCGCGGGGATTGGCCATCAAGCTGCGCGCCTGGATTGCCGCTGACCCGCTGCTCCACGAGAAAAACATCACCGCCAGCTTCGGCCTGGCGACCTTCCCCATGCACGGCAGCACGCCGCAGGAATTGATCCAGGTGGCCGACGCGAGCATGTACGTGGCCAAGCATCAAGGCGGCAATACCGTCAGCAGCACCGACCATCCCCGCTTCGGTCCAGCTCATCGCTGGAACAAGGACGTCGTCGAGGCTTACCTGGGGGTGACGCTCAAGCGCCTGTTTGCTACCGGCCCGGAGGCTTTCGACGAAGTCTACCAGCGCCTCCAAAAATTCATGGAAGGTCTGCCGGACGACAACGGATCCCATGGCGTGCCCGGGGCGGTCATTGACACCGTCACGTCGCTGGCCTTTGCCATTGACGCCAAGGACCATTACACCCAGGGCCATTCGCAGAAGGTGGCGGAGTACGGGGTCCGCCTGGGCCGGATGCTGGGGCTATCGGAGAAGGAAGTGGAGGAGATTCGCCTCGCCGGGTTCGTTCACGACGTCGGCAAGGTGGGCATCCCCGAACGCATCTTGCACAAGCCGGCGCGGCTTGACCCGGATGAGTGGGAAGTCATGAAGGCTCACGCTTATCTTGGGGCGAAAATTCTGGAGCCGCTCCGGGGCATCACCTGCATCCAGGGGATGGTGAAGCACCACCACGAATTTGTGGACGGCAGCGGCTATCCCGATGGCCTGCGCGGGACGGAGATTCCACTGGGCGCGCGCATCCTGGCGATTGCCGACGCCTACGATACGATGACCTCCGACCGCACCTACCGTCCGGCGCGCTCGCCGGAAGAAGGACTGGCCGAACTGGAACGCTGCGCCGGTTCCCAATTTGATGCCCACCTGGTGAGCCTGTTCGCTCAAGGTATTCGTTCGGAGCCCGCCGTGGAGGTTCCGGCGGCGACTCCCTCCGGCAAGGAAGAAATCCACTGACCGAAATGGAGCGGGCGTTGGTGGAGAGGATTTATTCTCACTCGCCGGCGCTGCCGACTGAGAAGCCCGGCTTGACGGTGGTCAGGACGCGCATGTTGACTTCCTTCCGGCAGAAGTCGCATTCGTCCGCATAGACGCGCTTCATGAGCAGTTCGAACATTTGGTCCGGTCCGGGATAGATGGTGTAAACACGCTTGCATTCCGGACATTCCACCTGTAGAAGGTTTCCGCTCACGCCTGGCTCCCTGGGAAGACCACCGGAAGCAGTCTAGGCGGCTCTTCGAAGCATTGTCAATGTTTGGCGCCGGGTAGCGCCGGTGGGCGTCCCGAAGGTTCGGGATTCACCCGGGCTACCACCAAACGGTGACCCAGGCCTGGAGGAACCATGCAAGAAGCGAGAGTTCGCTGGGTAGAGGACGACCGATTTCTGGCCACGACGCCGAGCGGCCACGCCGTGCCCTTCGATTCGAATCGCCAAACGAACCTGGCCCCCGGGCCCATGGAGATGCTGCTTGTTGCTCTGGGGGCCTGCACCGCGACCGACGTGGTCACCATCTTGAAGAAGAAACGGCAGCCTTTGGCCGGGCTGGAGGTTGCCGTGCGCGGCGAACGAGCTGCCACGCCGCC
Above is a genomic segment from Candidatus Acidiferrales bacterium containing:
- a CDS encoding diguanylate cyclase, with translation MTALVLVAATTTVSGFFFLVYRLKRQPYLLWWTLGWFLLALHYGGAYLYQSAGEQRLWALAASRWLLGLAVLLLLASVRMFARLGNWPLGYLIFGLVFGTWSFLQTAPVSWHLPLNPEVGAAAVNLYIAWLFWRESRRRDSFAEALLACAFGLWALALAAQAASASFIVDPSYRLLSANLPQQLIAVLMVMTQYEDEKRRVERNMLALSSLNLATSSFGAAGEMDSMMRQALDRILNVVHVQAGCLWLRHTPPFHGRAAFLGLTERFIREVRSGSLDGYLVDTVARLGGLIVFRDLTRDESWSALEREPEFGRFVQAAQREGLRNVVGISLQAKEQVFGLMMLGTGESRCFSPAELRLLLALGHQMGIAVENSWLLQQTTRRTEELNAMREIGRVLSSTLATPRLLETIYSEIRKLFSVDNFYIAFYDAAQEMLHFAFEAVAGVVQPSRSRAAGNHLTEYMLRTRQPVLIREPFDETLGEMGQEPGRSFRSFCGVPLVLYNRAIGAMAIYHEQERQFDPGHLDVLKILASEAAIALENARLFAEEQKRSRHLAVLNNISRRAITTLEPAAMLAEIMQELSSGLSYDHIGIGILDYNAKEVSLQAEAGTHRGEIRRRVPIGSGVMGEAARDGKMVIAEKIKPEENRALLPDARSALASPIAYADQVIGVLNIERRHPGAFSPEEILLFQTLADQLAGALHNAYMFQKAQEQAITDGLTAVKTHRYFMEALQSEWKRSTRTSRCFSLVLLDLDRFKFVNDFYGHLEGDVVLQRIGRILEQNCRRSDVVARYGGDEFVILMPESPAEQARGLAIKLRAWIAADPLLHEKNITASFGLATFPMHGSTPQELIQVADASMYVAKHQGGNTVSSTDHPRFGPAHRWNKDVVEAYLGVTLKRLFATGPEAFDEVYQRLQKFMEGLPDDNGSHGVPGAVIDTVTSLAFAIDAKDHYTQGHSQKVAEYGVRLGRMLGLSEKEVEEIRLAGFVHDVGKVGIPERILHKPARLDPDEWEVMKAHAYLGAKILEPLRGITCIQGMVKHHHEFVDGSGYPDGLRGTEIPLGARILAIADAYDTMTSDRTYRPARSPEEGLAELERCAGSQFDAHLVSLFAQGIRSEPAVEVPAATPSGKEEIH
- a CDS encoding OsmC family protein produces the protein MQEARVRWVEDDRFLATTPSGHAVPFDSNRQTNLAPGPMEMLLVALGACTATDVVTILKKKRQPLAGLEVAVRGERAATPPTVWTKLEIHYRVRGRGLDEKAVRDAIELSENKYCSVAAMLKKTAPIRFDFEMTEA